Proteins encoded in a region of the Methanobrevibacter millerae genome:
- a CDS encoding helicase C-terminal domain-containing protein: MVKRDLINLEDKLYVNLINNLTQRNTIRLNSQFIPKNENNGLIRFFEDDSIWFSRLKKSNEIIYYFGLMINSDSNHQDKNPLLIMKFNKNTKKSNLRIHKNKIYLIVKLQDKIKQYADSKFKFIKANKKPNSKLRYLILDEIDSPNMIQTIKDLLEEFSFNCELDKQFLEIKKNHDETLIKYTVHTSSKTEIDTNPKTENDKKKIPLTKTDKNKNNEQKISKNYSKHQYNPSFPFENDINIDLNDISLPENNVDISDELDTIIFNINAFNLINKIIYLENLDYSSKNSLIQYIFNKDEHNNYLFSLDILNHFNDKITDESYIFSILNLVFENENLTFEEYYSEIDSLLNFKLSKNYDLHKKVLSKTKNKELEINPNQDSNILTSISQNKYDPKLEKKLFKYDEKDLISIIIKYKDYINPLKDLTTEQIMNINFDYNLISKLIMNYMYDEIYSELDNFNEYKVPDIVKENFPFEKPRELQLETISKIYDAIENGYKYIILEAVSGFGKSLIATTLTNIYSKEKSYILTTTNQLINQYIDEFGEKIVHLKPRNKSTCKKFTTKKHTYKCSEFRCRYLKCKYYQNSKFSEGFNESESCEYLYKLKEGRKYDTLISTYAYFLKETFFHKNNLKTRKLIICDEGHNIDDKISDSVALDIKEKQFDEELGLNMDYEYKYISQNEDYYFYLLKFKKIYESEIKEMGKNNENYGKYKKRLKDIEKFMSYFDKSNENLTFDKTADNHFGKKYPKFQFKPVTVKKMIHDCLFNYGDVTIFMSSSIFDYENFAYDLDINRNEVYSLRVPNIFDITNNPVKIYNDFNMDNEHIENGIMDDTLSVIEDILKKHKNEKGVIHTSNSEQVNFLKNNIDDSRILNYYFKNREEELDYFKSSTKPLVLISPSMNEGTDLPGDLCRFQIIFKLPYLPSEDPRIKKRKNAYEDGKEWYRFKMLTRLIQGYGRGIRFEDDYCKTYILDNRLWEIIYEDLDTNNIIPKYFINAIEDFNEDI; the protein is encoded by the coding sequence ATGGTAAAGAGAGACTTGATTAACCTGGAAGATAAACTTTATGTAAATTTAATTAATAATCTAACTCAAAGGAATACTATAAGATTAAACAGCCAATTTATTCCAAAAAATGAAAATAATGGTTTGATTAGATTCTTTGAAGATGATTCAATATGGTTTTCACGATTGAAAAAATCCAATGAAATAATTTATTATTTTGGGTTGATGATCAATTCAGATTCAAATCATCAAGACAAGAACCCTTTATTAATAATGAAATTCAATAAGAATACAAAAAAATCTAATTTACGTATCCATAAAAATAAAATATACTTGATTGTGAAATTACAAGATAAAATTAAACAATATGCTGATTCAAAATTCAAATTCATAAAAGCAAATAAAAAGCCAAATTCAAAATTAAGATACCTTATTTTAGATGAAATCGATTCCCCGAATATGATTCAAACAATAAAAGATTTATTGGAGGAATTTTCTTTTAATTGTGAATTGGATAAACAATTTTTAGAAATAAAAAAAAATCATGATGAAACTCTAATCAAATATACTGTTCACACTTCATCTAAAACTGAAATTGACACCAATCCTAAAACTGAAAATGATAAGAAGAAAATCCCTCTAACAAAAACAGATAAAAATAAAAACAATGAGCAGAAAATATCTAAAAATTATAGCAAACATCAATATAATCCTTCATTTCCTTTTGAAAATGACATTAATATTGATTTGAATGATATTTCATTGCCGGAAAATAATGTCGATATTTCAGATGAGTTAGATACAATAATTTTTAATATTAATGCATTCAATTTAATAAATAAAATAATCTATCTGGAAAACTTAGATTATTCCTCCAAAAATAGTTTAATCCAATATATATTCAATAAAGATGAACATAATAATTATTTATTCAGTTTAGATATTTTAAATCATTTTAATGATAAAATAACAGATGAATCCTATATTTTCAGTATTCTTAATCTAGTTTTTGAAAATGAAAATCTGACATTTGAAGAGTATTATTCTGAAATAGATTCATTGCTAAATTTTAAACTATCTAAAAACTATGATTTGCATAAAAAAGTTTTAAGCAAAACTAAAAATAAAGAACTTGAAATAAATCCTAATCAAGACAGCAATATCCTTACAAGTATATCTCAGAATAAATATGATCCTAAACTTGAAAAAAAACTATTCAAATATGATGAAAAAGATTTAATCAGTATCATAATTAAATATAAAGATTATATTAATCCATTGAAAGATTTGACAACTGAACAAATCATGAATATAAATTTCGATTATAACTTAATATCCAAACTGATAATGAACTATATGTATGATGAAATTTATTCAGAACTGGATAACTTTAATGAATATAAAGTTCCAGATATTGTCAAAGAAAATTTTCCATTTGAAAAACCTAGAGAATTGCAGCTTGAAACAATATCCAAAATTTATGATGCCATCGAAAATGGATATAAATACATTATCCTTGAAGCAGTTTCAGGTTTTGGAAAATCTTTAATTGCAACAACTTTGACCAATATCTATTCAAAAGAAAAATCATACATATTAACTACTACAAATCAACTTATCAATCAGTATATAGATGAATTTGGTGAAAAAATTGTACATTTAAAACCTAGGAATAAAAGTACCTGCAAAAAATTTACAACAAAAAAACATACATACAAATGCAGCGAGTTCAGATGCAGATATTTAAAATGCAAGTACTATCAAAACAGCAAATTTTCAGAGGGTTTTAATGAATCCGAATCATGTGAATATTTATATAAACTTAAAGAGGGAAGAAAATATGATACATTAATTTCAACATATGCATATTTTTTAAAGGAAACATTTTTTCATAAAAATAACCTGAAGACAAGAAAACTAATAATATGTGATGAGGGCCATAACATTGATGATAAAATTTCAGATTCTGTTGCACTGGACATTAAAGAAAAACAATTTGATGAAGAACTGGGACTGAATATGGATTATGAATATAAGTACATATCACAGAATGAAGACTATTATTTTTATCTTTTAAAATTTAAAAAAATATACGAGTCTGAAATCAAAGAAATGGGAAAAAACAATGAAAATTATGGAAAATATAAAAAAAGACTTAAAGATATCGAAAAATTCATGTCATATTTTGACAAGAGCAATGAAAATTTGACTTTTGATAAAACTGCAGATAATCATTTTGGAAAAAAATATCCGAAATTCCAGTTTAAACCCGTGACAGTTAAAAAAATGATTCATGACTGCTTATTTAATTATGGGGACGTCACTATATTTATGAGTTCATCCATTTTTGATTATGAAAACTTTGCATATGACCTTGATATCAATAGAAACGAAGTTTACTCCTTAAGAGTTCCAAATATCTTCGATATAACCAATAATCCCGTAAAAATATATAATGATTTTAATATGGACAATGAACATATTGAAAATGGAATAATGGATGATACATTATCAGTTATTGAAGATATTCTTAAAAAACATAAAAACGAGAAAGGTGTTATACACACTTCAAACAGTGAACAAGTAAACTTTTTAAAAAATAATATTGATGATTCCCGTATATTAAATTATTATTTTAAAAATAGGGAAGAAGAACTGGATTATTTCAAAAGTAGTACCAAGCCACTGGTCCTGATTAGCCCTTCCATGAATGAAGGAACTGATTTGCCGGGTGATTTGTGCAGATTCCAAATAATATTCAAATTACCGTATCTACCTTCAGAAGATCCTAGAATAAAAAAACGTAAAAATGCATATGAAGACGGGAAAGAGTGGTACCGTTTCAAAATGCTTACAAGATTGATTCAAGGATACGGTAGAGGGATAAGATTCGAAGATGATTATTGTAAGACATATATTCTGGATAATCGTCTTTGGGAAATTATCTACGAAGATTTGGATACAAATAATATTATTCCAAAGTACTTCATTAATGCTATTGAAGATTTTAATGAAGATATTTAA
- a CDS encoding very short patch repair endonuclease has product MVDKVSKEVRSYNMSRIRSKDTKPEILVRSYLFSRGLRFRKNDKRYPGSPDIVLPKYRTVVFVHGCFWHLHDGCKYAVMPKSNVDFWKKKLYGNKERDQRNQKELEAMGWTVITVWECELKKDKCEKTLDDLYNKITSE; this is encoded by the coding sequence ATGGTTGATAAAGTTAGTAAAGAGGTTCGCAGTTATAACATGTCACGGATTAGGAGTAAAGACACCAAGCCAGAAATTCTTGTTCGCAGCTATCTTTTTTCAAGAGGGCTTAGATTTCGAAAGAATGACAAGAGGTATCCCGGAAGTCCGGATATTGTATTACCTAAATACCGGACTGTTGTGTTTGTTCATGGATGTTTCTGGCATCTCCATGACGGATGTAAATATGCGGTAATGCCAAAATCCAATGTTGATTTCTGGAAGAAAAAACTTTATGGAAATAAAGAGCGTGATCAGCGAAATCAGAAAGAACTGGAAGCAATGGGATGGACTGTTATTACTGTATGGGAGTGTGAATTGAAAAAGGATAAATGTGAGAAGACACTTGATGATTTATACAATAAAATTACATCCGAGTGA
- a CDS encoding LlaJI family restriction endonuclease, which yields MTQTDILKKYCRIATNRDNDRFVGIHGDDNGVFVYFPLGYELSETDSEIRRDIFHLFEIINEFKEEKEGNISQRNNSEKKDVEFPIGAYMEIIYYFLNNGYYRETDSVYRTQNKGKVNWSKTIKKQNPILIKNKNSSYSLIYANFTVRNSTPNDDKEITRINQYCVYESFKKIGWLFNSYMPPKPIGKLNKNKSLFILQDKLSNTNVDNKKKLFKSMIDLINSMDDNSENQFYYGTNTFEHVFEKMVDKMFGIEHKDDYYPKAEWNLKFNDNIKTYPLQPDTIMEYDDKIFVIDSKYYKYGDTAEPKDLPQITSINKQITYAEYAKTLEITNNKEIYNAFLLPFNKESKKFSTNNLINVGEAIGEWRGKSTHKYEHVQCVLIDVRYLMENYKVNSKDNIIQLANAIEEAFEETVL from the coding sequence ATGACTCAAACTGATATTTTAAAAAAATACTGTAGAATCGCCACAAATCGGGATAATGATAGATTTGTTGGAATTCACGGAGATGATAATGGAGTATTTGTTTATTTTCCATTAGGATATGAATTGTCTGAAACAGATTCGGAAATTCGTAGAGATATTTTTCATTTATTTGAAATTATAAATGAATTTAAGGAAGAAAAAGAGGGAAATATTTCACAAAGAAATAACAGTGAAAAAAAGGATGTTGAATTTCCTATAGGAGCATACATGGAAATTATTTATTATTTTCTAAATAATGGTTACTATAGGGAGACTGATTCGGTTTATAGAACTCAAAATAAAGGTAAGGTGAACTGGTCAAAGACTATTAAAAAACAAAATCCAATTCTAATAAAAAATAAAAACTCCTCTTATTCATTAATATATGCTAATTTTACAGTTAGAAATTCCACACCAAATGATGATAAGGAAATAACAAGAATCAACCAATATTGTGTTTATGAAAGTTTTAAAAAGATAGGGTGGTTATTTAATTCATATATGCCTCCTAAACCGATAGGTAAATTGAATAAAAATAAATCATTATTTATTCTTCAGGATAAATTATCAAATACTAATGTGGACAATAAAAAGAAACTTTTCAAATCAATGATTGACTTGATAAATTCAATGGATGATAATTCTGAAAATCAGTTTTATTATGGCACTAACACGTTTGAACATGTTTTTGAGAAAATGGTGGATAAAATGTTTGGAATAGAACACAAGGATGATTATTATCCCAAGGCAGAATGGAATTTAAAATTCAATGATAATATAAAGACATATCCGTTACAGCCGGACACTATTATGGAGTATGATGATAAAATCTTTGTCATTGATTCAAAATATTATAAATATGGTGATACTGCAGAACCAAAAGATTTGCCTCAAATTACTTCCATTAATAAACAAATTACCTATGCTGAATATGCCAAAACTTTGGAAATTACTAATAATAAGGAAATTTACAATGCGTTCCTATTGCCATTCAATAAAGAATCCAAAAAATTCAGTACAAATAATTTAATTAATGTAGGTGAGGCAATTGGTGAATGGCGAGGAAAAAGTACTCACAAGTATGAACATGTCCAGTGTGTTCTGATAGATGTCCGTTATCTGATGGAAAATTATAAAGTTAATTCTAAAGATAACATTATCCAATTGGCCAATGCTATTGAAGAAGCATTTGAGGAAACGGTTTTATGA
- a CDS encoding DNA cytosine methyltransferase — protein sequence MIFNCVTGLDKSEKRFFLEEIDVFTRLIEVFCERNNIKNTEDSILTPDVYNELIEIGVINSRSDLDELKKVLKKDYDSFIRAVKFCVNNKEDTYGTIWKLYNSERKKVQEKAKEKHNLTLVDFFCGAGGLSLGFLQEGFNVKLASDIEDVCIQTYKYNHPELPSSKLIQEDIRDFIYYIDDYIDEQIDIVVGGPPCQGFSTANQRRIIDDPRNELYKYFLMMVEKIAPKFVVMENVKGMLKVADQVVEDYAAITIKKNGETLSYKVAYEVLKSNEFSVAQNRQRLIYIAVRSDICEKLNLSPEEIFIKIKENNKDKPVYVLHDALKDIKKLDSNRIKNSNNIDSETAGKKIDVNYDENHNNPYLNLINNNRKIPYLYNHKARYCNDNNYEIYRRLNQGDDATDEKIKDIMLYSHRNHIFKDKYFKLFDDKPCRTITAHLKVDGHSHIHPFQIRSITPREAARVQSFPDDYFFWGAYTKTYMQIGNAVPPVMARGIAKVIKNYLVGLENE from the coding sequence ATGATTTTCAATTGTGTCACTGGTTTAGACAAAAGTGAAAAACGTTTTTTCCTTGAAGAAATTGATGTGTTTACACGTTTAATCGAGGTTTTCTGTGAAAGGAACAATATAAAAAATACTGAGGATTCAATTTTAACTCCTGATGTTTATAATGAGCTTATTGAAATTGGAGTCATTAATTCTCGTTCTGATTTGGATGAATTAAAAAAAGTATTGAAAAAAGATTATGATTCTTTTATTAGGGCAGTCAAGTTCTGTGTAAATAATAAGGAAGACACATACGGAACAATCTGGAAGTTATACAATTCAGAAAGGAAAAAAGTCCAGGAAAAAGCTAAAGAAAAACATAATCTGACTTTAGTTGATTTTTTTTGTGGTGCTGGAGGATTAAGTTTAGGTTTCCTGCAGGAGGGTTTCAATGTTAAATTGGCCAGTGATATTGAAGATGTCTGTATTCAAACTTATAAATATAACCATCCGGAATTACCTTCATCAAAATTGATTCAGGAAGATATTAGAGATTTCATTTATTATATTGATGATTATATTGATGAACAGATTGATATTGTTGTTGGGGGTCCGCCCTGTCAGGGTTTCAGTACTGCAAATCAAAGAAGGATAATTGATGATCCAAGAAATGAACTGTATAAATATTTTTTGATGATGGTTGAAAAAATAGCTCCGAAATTTGTGGTTATGGAAAACGTTAAAGGAATGCTGAAAGTTGCTGACCAGGTTGTCGAGGATTATGCTGCAATAACTATTAAAAAAAATGGTGAAACATTATCATATAAAGTTGCTTATGAAGTTTTAAAATCTAACGAGTTTTCTGTAGCACAGAACAGACAAAGATTAATTTATATTGCGGTTAGAAGTGATATCTGTGAAAAATTGAATTTATCTCCTGAGGAGATTTTTATTAAAATTAAAGAGAACAATAAGGATAAACCGGTTTATGTTCTTCATGATGCGTTAAAGGATATTAAGAAATTGGATTCAAACAGAATCAAGAATTCGAACAATATTGATAGTGAGACTGCTGGAAAAAAAATTGATGTTAATTATGATGAGAACCATAATAATCCTTATCTGAATTTAATTAATAATAATAGGAAAATACCTTATTTATATAATCATAAGGCCAGATATTGCAATGATAATAACTATGAAATTTACAGAAGATTGAATCAGGGTGATGATGCTACTGATGAAAAAATAAAGGATATAATGCTTTATTCCCATAGAAATCATATTTTCAAAGACAAATATTTTAAACTTTTTGATGATAAGCCTTGCAGGACTATTACTGCACATCTGAAGGTTGACGGACACTCACATATTCATCCATTTCAAATAAGGTCAATTACACCAAGGGAAGCAGCTAGAGTACAGTCATTTCCGGATGATTATTTCTTTTGGGGAGCTTATACTAAGACATATATGCAGATTGGAAACGCAGTACCTCCAGTAATGGCTCGAGGTATTGCAAAGGTCATTAAGAATTATTTGGTGGGGCTTGAAAATGAATGA
- a CDS encoding McrB family protein, with protein MNEQDFKNKFEPIKDTLEKQGIVVSADDYDGVVVKKLECNNTRGCGDQTHIEFSGEQMEMFPYLASYKYFNDFRNNVDFKSFYTFKMPICLNVLNLKYLLEKHETYSREYFDENKKRYLNESVSFLNEILQSGDFHDESKIDSFTTLLRGIKDEGHHLEISQVNSSDKKFEALRWLLPINSFIIILKLRKEVKYEIYGILPDDTDEISDLNLKFNYYHTARGIKTLVPLEKFEIPISEDNVDLDDFIFDRVSDGKNRLLYGVPGCGKSWTIKNKICMDVDEFFMERVVFHPDYTYSDFIGQILPKVSENDVNYVFTPGPFTNIVKKAYENPSDEFYLIIEEINRGNAPAIFGDIFQLLDRKKENSDGFKKGTSEFGITNSEIAKEVYDDENHKVRIPSNLSIIATMNTSDQNVFTLDTAFKRRWHMEMIENDFNKPEFKDTYVPNSKITWKVFGTAINEIILEDSSSTLSSEDKRLGAYFIDEEDLSSPKSFAEKVLMYLWDDVFKFSREDYFNKNTVDQFSLECFINKYVNNQNQDFNFEIFTYPVNNKIREVNAKEIEKNSSDGKENDSN; from the coding sequence ATGAATGAACAGGATTTTAAAAATAAATTTGAACCTATTAAAGATACTTTGGAGAAACAGGGAATTGTTGTCAGTGCTGATGATTATGACGGTGTTGTTGTAAAAAAATTGGAATGCAACAATACTAGGGGATGTGGAGATCAGACCCATATTGAATTTAGTGGGGAACAAATGGAAATGTTTCCATATCTGGCTTCATATAAATATTTTAATGATTTTAGAAATAATGTTGATTTCAAATCCTTTTATACATTTAAAATGCCGATTTGTTTAAATGTGTTAAATTTAAAATATTTGTTGGAAAAACATGAAACATATTCTAGGGAGTATTTTGATGAAAATAAAAAGAGATATTTGAATGAAAGTGTTTCTTTTTTGAATGAAATATTGCAATCCGGAGATTTTCATGATGAATCGAAAATTGATTCATTTACTACTCTTTTAAGAGGTATAAAGGATGAAGGTCACCATTTGGAGATTTCACAAGTTAATAGTTCTGATAAAAAATTTGAAGCATTACGTTGGCTGCTGCCCATTAATTCTTTTATAATTATTCTTAAATTAAGAAAAGAAGTCAAATATGAGATTTATGGTATATTACCTGATGATACTGATGAAATTTCAGATTTAAATCTGAAATTTAATTATTATCATACTGCCAGAGGAATAAAAACATTAGTTCCATTAGAAAAATTTGAAATACCAATCAGTGAAGATAATGTAGATTTGGATGATTTTATATTTGATAGAGTAAGTGACGGGAAAAACAGACTGCTTTATGGTGTTCCGGGTTGTGGAAAAAGCTGGACCATAAAAAATAAAATCTGCATGGATGTAGATGAATTTTTCATGGAAAGGGTTGTATTCCATCCGGATTATACATATTCTGATTTTATAGGCCAAATTCTTCCAAAAGTTTCTGAAAATGATGTAAACTATGTATTTACACCGGGACCTTTCACCAATATTGTAAAAAAGGCATATGAAAATCCTTCTGATGAATTCTATTTAATTATTGAAGAAATAAATCGGGGAAATGCTCCAGCAATTTTTGGGGATATTTTCCAATTATTGGATAGAAAAAAAGAAAATAGTGACGGTTTTAAGAAAGGAACCAGTGAATTTGGTATTACAAATTCTGAAATAGCTAAAGAGGTTTATGATGATGAAAATCATAAGGTTCGTATTCCTTCAAATTTAAGTATTATAGCAACTATGAATACTTCAGACCAGAATGTATTTACATTGGACACTGCATTTAAAAGACGTTGGCATATGGAAATGATTGAAAATGATTTCAACAAACCGGAATTTAAGGATACATATGTCCCAAATAGTAAGATAACCTGGAAAGTTTTTGGAACTGCCATTAATGAAATTATATTGGAGGATTCAAGTTCCACTTTATCTTCTGAAGATAAAAGACTGGGAGCTTATTTTATAGATGAGGAAGATTTAAGTTCTCCAAAATCTTTTGCTGAAAAAGTTTTAATGTATTTATGGGACGATGTTTTTAAATTCTCTCGGGAAGATTACTTTAATAAAAATACTGTGGACCAGTTCAGTTTAGAATGTTTTATTAATAAATATGTGAATAATCAGAATCAAGATTTCAATTTTGAAATTTTTACATATCCTGTAAATAATAAAATTAGAGAAGTTAATGCCAAGGAAATAGAAAAAAATTCATCTGATGGAAAAGAAAATGACTCAAACTGA